AAATTTTCAATATTGCTAATTCTTAGATATAATATCATGCGATCAATCTCTTTAGCATGTTCGTGATATAGTTATTAAGGCTTTCTCCCTGAAGCTGAGCTGCAATGGATAGCTTGGCATGTAAGTCTGGAGGAATACGTAGGTTGAACTTACCCGAGAATGGCCTATCTGGCTCTTCTCCTCTTTCCTTACAGAAAGCCAAATAATCCTCAATCGAATCCTTAAATGCCTGCTCAATCTCATCAACAGTTGTGCCTTGGAAGGTAACAACATCTTTGATACCAAGCACTTCCCCGTGAAAGATTTTAGCCTCATCGTCATACTCGACATGGCCAGTATAGCTTTTGTATTTCATTATGGTTTTACTCCTGCATTTTCTAAGAAACGACGCACAGAAACCAAAGCTCCTTTATCAGTCTCTTTCTTTGGGTGGGGCCGATGAAAAGTAGCGCGGACTCCGTTTAATGCAAACCGCACTCGCGATCCTTCCCCTTCTGTAATCTCAGTATTCAAATGGCGCATTAAAGACTCAATATCTTTCCAGACCACATTCGATTGAACCGGTTGCTTAAAAATCGCTTCCAGTGTGCGCTGATGTTTTTTATTCATAACATAATGGTACCAAAATATAGTATTAACTTCAAATGCCCACTATTTATGTCCCAACGGTGGACCAAATAAGGACAATAAATCACTGGGTGCTCTATAAAATCATGATAGATGGAAATACCCTTATCCTGAGTGCT
Above is a genomic segment from Chlamydiales bacterium STE3 containing:
- a CDS encoding HicB family protein (Product derived from UniProtKB/Trembl:A1BIG7), which translates into the protein MKYKSYTGHVEYDDEAKIFHGEVLGIKDVVTFQGTTVDEIEQAFKDSIEDYLAFCKERGEEPDRPFSGKFNLRIPPDLHAKLSIAAQLQGESLNNYITNMLKRLIA
- a CDS encoding Uncharacterized protein (Product derived from UniProtKB/Trembl:K9QVA1) — translated: MNKKHQRTLEAIFKQPVQSNVVWKDIESLMRHLNTEITEGEGSRVRFALNGVRATFHRPHPKKETDKGALVSVRRFLENAGVKP